One genomic segment of Rivularia sp. PCC 7116 includes these proteins:
- the lepB gene encoding signal peptidase I, with translation MSSQETDANKGASSKAWRSLRENLILITIALVLAFFIRTFIAEPRYIPSDSMLPTLHTGDRLVVEKISYKFNLPKFGDIIVFQPPPELQRRGYSQDQAFIKRVIGTPGDTLKIDDGKVYLNGNILQEDYIKEPPLQALPLVQIPQNQYFMMGDNRNDSNDSRYWGFLPKQNIIGKAILRFWPPDRIGTI, from the coding sequence ATGAGTTCTCAGGAAACTGATGCAAACAAAGGTGCGTCGTCAAAAGCATGGCGTAGCTTGCGAGAAAATCTGATTCTAATAACCATCGCTTTGGTATTAGCATTCTTCATTCGGACTTTTATAGCCGAACCTCGCTACATCCCTTCAGATTCAATGCTACCCACTTTACATACAGGCGATAGATTAGTAGTTGAAAAAATTTCCTATAAATTTAACTTACCAAAATTTGGCGACATTATAGTTTTCCAGCCACCACCAGAATTGCAACGTCGCGGATATTCTCAAGACCAAGCCTTTATTAAACGAGTAATTGGCACTCCTGGAGACACTCTAAAAATTGATGATGGTAAAGTTTATCTTAATGGTAATATTTTGCAGGAAGATTACATAAAAGAGCCGCCCTTACAAGCTTTACCCTTAGTACAAATTCCCCAAAACCAATATTTTATGATGGGTGACAATCGTAACGATAGTAACGATTCTCGTTACTGGGGTTTTTTGCCAAAGCAAAATATAATTGGTAAAGCCATTCTCCGCTTTTGGCCTCCCGATAGAATCGGTACGATATAA
- a CDS encoding ComEA family DNA-binding protein has protein sequence MNPNWLPRLNPRLQKLRQKLLNDPYYRLKSGEEIAIAAQLGIRIDANQATVDDWLRLPGLSIHQARTLVDLARSGVKFYCVEDIAAALGLAAQRLKPLEIILIFGYYDDESLDSITLVVNPNTATVEDLLKVPFIDSSLAQAVIDNRSLSGSYRNIVDFQKRLNLSGEILAQLMYYLQF, from the coding sequence ATGAACCCAAACTGGCTACCTCGACTCAATCCTCGATTGCAAAAATTGCGTCAGAAATTGCTTAACGATCCTTATTATCGATTAAAGTCAGGGGAAGAAATTGCGATCGCGGCTCAACTTGGCATTCGGATTGATGCTAACCAAGCCACCGTTGATGATTGGTTGCGCTTACCGGGTTTATCTATTCATCAAGCGCGGACTCTTGTAGATTTAGCGAGGTCGGGTGTTAAATTTTACTGCGTAGAAGATATTGCGGCAGCTTTAGGTTTAGCCGCACAGCGATTAAAACCGTTAGAAATAATTTTAATATTTGGTTATTATGACGACGAATCTTTAGATAGTATTACTCTTGTTGTGAATCCAAATACAGCCACAGTTGAAGATTTACTGAAAGTACCTTTTATCGATTCTTCATTAGCACAAGCCGTCATAGACAATCGCAGTTTGTCAGGTTCTTATCGAAATATAGTTGATTTTCAAAAGCGATTGAATTTATCTGGTGAAATACTTGCTCAATTAATGTATTATTTGCAGTTTTAA
- a CDS encoding NINE protein, with amino-acid sequence MLAKNKSRSIAAILALSGAVTISGLHKFYLGQPLWGVVYVLLSWTPIPKVACAIEAVWYLAQDEETFDRNFNSGKSLKSSFTNKASGVGALAEALRELDALRQDGLISEYEFEQKRRQLIDSEQ; translated from the coding sequence ATGCTTGCCAAAAACAAAAGCCGAAGCATTGCAGCAATTTTAGCTTTGTCTGGTGCGGTAACAATCTCAGGCTTACATAAGTTTTACTTGGGACAGCCCTTATGGGGAGTAGTTTATGTATTACTTTCTTGGACACCAATACCCAAAGTAGCTTGCGCTATTGAAGCTGTTTGGTATTTAGCACAGGATGAAGAGACTTTTGATCGTAACTTTAATTCAGGTAAGTCATTAAAATCAAGTTTCACAAACAAAGCTTCAGGAGTGGGAGCACTTGCTGAAGCTTTACGGGAATTAGATGCTTTGCGTCAAGATGGATTAATTTCCGAATACGAATTTGAACAAAAGCGCCGTCAGCTGATTGACAGTGAACAGTGA
- a CDS encoding DUF1825 family protein, whose product MGFFDSDIVQQEAKKLFEDYQALIQLGNSYGKFDREGKKLFISQMEAMMERYRVFMKRFELSEDFMAQMTVEQLKTQLNQFGVTPQQMFDQMNLTLERMKADLEQNP is encoded by the coding sequence ATGGGATTCTTCGACTCCGACATAGTTCAGCAAGAAGCGAAAAAGCTGTTTGAAGATTATCAAGCTTTGATTCAGCTTGGTAACAGCTACGGTAAATTTGACCGTGAAGGCAAAAAACTATTTATCAGCCAGATGGAAGCAATGATGGAGCGCTATCGGGTATTCATGAAGCGCTTCGAGCTATCTGAAGATTTTATGGCACAAATGACAGTTGAGCAACTGAAAACTCAATTGAATCAATTTGGGGTCACTCCGCAGCAAATGTTTGACCAAATGAATCTTACTCTAGAGCGT